The following are encoded in a window of Flavobacterium cupriresistens genomic DNA:
- a CDS encoding RagB/SusD family nutrient uptake outer membrane protein gives MKSNKLILLIVFALFYASCENELDIEPKQKGDANVTLSTEAGVTNVLIGTYALAANKEAYGGRILLYADLLGVTGVTATTDLRWKGTYGELGQMYNKSMLANNVIIEGTYAKCYQIINATNTVIDNIDKVKDPERKAIMIGEANFLRSLAYFDLVRFFAKPYESGKANTQLGVVIRPKAIYDFSVDLSKERSTVDEVYKVIIDGLNVAYTNLPAENDFYADKYAAKALLARVYLQQSNYTAARDAANDVIANSGHGLSVKYADAFNHDTDKTEDVFAIQITKQTGKNDAVTFYASEDRGGRNGDFYIRDPYLAKFTDPNDDRGKFNYENPSNGKLLTSKYTDQFADVGIIRLAEMYLIRAEANFQAGTAIGNTPLDDINILRTRANAKNLTAVTLNDILLERQLELAMEGFLIHDIKRTKGSIDVSDKGDGSSLLPFDADKLVFPIPITEMDANKLITQNPGYSQ, from the coding sequence ATGAAATCAAATAAACTAATCCTACTGATCGTTTTCGCGTTGTTTTATGCAAGTTGCGAAAATGAACTCGATATCGAACCTAAACAAAAAGGAGATGCAAACGTTACTTTAAGCACTGAAGCCGGAGTAACAAATGTACTGATAGGAACCTACGCATTGGCCGCAAACAAAGAGGCCTATGGTGGAAGAATTTTACTTTATGCGGATTTGCTTGGCGTAACCGGTGTAACGGCTACAACTGACTTGAGATGGAAGGGAACTTATGGCGAATTAGGTCAAATGTACAACAAATCAATGTTAGCCAATAATGTTATCATTGAAGGAACCTATGCCAAATGTTATCAAATTATTAATGCCACCAATACGGTTATCGACAACATCGATAAAGTAAAAGATCCTGAAAGAAAAGCCATTATGATTGGTGAAGCTAACTTTTTAAGATCTTTAGCTTATTTTGATCTGGTTCGTTTCTTTGCAAAACCCTATGAAAGTGGCAAAGCCAATACACAATTAGGGGTGGTCATACGACCAAAAGCAATTTATGATTTTAGTGTTGACCTTTCTAAAGAAAGAAGTACAGTAGATGAAGTCTATAAAGTTATTATTGACGGTTTAAATGTCGCTTATACCAATCTTCCCGCAGAAAATGATTTTTATGCCGACAAATACGCCGCAAAAGCACTATTGGCCAGAGTATATTTGCAACAAAGCAATTATACAGCAGCCAGAGATGCCGCAAATGATGTTATTGCCAACAGTGGCCATGGGTTATCTGTTAAATATGCCGATGCCTTTAATCACGATACGGATAAAACCGAAGATGTATTTGCTATTCAAATCACCAAACAAACCGGTAAAAATGATGCTGTTACCTTTTATGCTTCGGAAGACAGAGGAGGTCGCAACGGTGATTTTTATATTAGAGATCCCTACTTAGCTAAATTCACCGATCCCAATGATGACAGAGGAAAATTTAATTATGAAAATCCCTCAAACGGAAAATTACTAACTTCAAAATACACCGATCAATTTGCCGATGTTGGCATTATTCGTCTGGCTGAAATGTATTTAATAAGAGCCGAGGCCAATTTTCAGGCCGGAACCGCCATCGGAAATACACCTCTCGACGATATCAACATTCTCAGAACAAGAGCCAATGCCAAAAATCTAACTGCGGTAACTTTAAATGATATTTTACTCGAACGCCAACTAGAACTGGCAATGGAAGGTTTTTTAATTCATGATATCAAAAGAACAAAAGGTTCTATTGATGTTAGTGATAAAGGTGATGGCTCGTCTTTGCTTCCGTTTGATGCTGATAAATTAGTATTCCCTATTCCGATAACAGAAATGGATGCTAATAAGTTAATTACTCAAAATCCGGGTTATAGTCAGTAA
- a CDS encoding M20/M25/M40 family metallo-hydrolase: MRLQKLSLVVLFFCKSILFSQTSVPNPVKSDFSGTLSFLASDWMEGREPTSKGGFKAADYIASMMELYQLLPYNNSSPSKNNTFFQDFNIKRHAVQSVSLAIDSGNNNTILLSPKSEYKVTPVDKSSKQEAGIVFVGYGLSVSKENYDDYTKISAKDKVVLVLEGYPGYKDTASVGFKKFKKWFPEENNLEETKIQNAIQQGAIAVIFLDVTGNFKPKSTDNYTFDSLENPTSLSIPIFRLSAPATEKILTGTSIQLAETEKKAAQQLKTSSSLLKNKKCNFSIDLKSETFPVRNVIGMIPGKDTSKSIIIGAHYDHLGIKKDSIYNGADDNASGVSGMLALAKNWSASKIKPPYNIVFASWTAEETGLLGSEYFVQHLDLNQQKILLCVNMDMISRSAPEDTKQRILSIGTQKEDENLRKIAAAGNQNLQNPFELDLWETNGHTGSDYASFTTKGIPIMTFFSGFHADYHSPRDQAVKVDLNKEKDILSIVNSSVLQFIETHSTTK; encoded by the coding sequence ATGCGATTACAAAAACTTTCTTTAGTTGTTCTATTCTTCTGTAAATCAATTTTGTTTTCGCAAACCAGTGTTCCAAATCCTGTAAAAAGTGATTTTTCAGGAACATTGTCTTTTTTAGCTTCTGACTGGATGGAAGGCCGTGAACCAACCAGTAAAGGCGGATTTAAAGCCGCAGACTATATTGCATCCATGATGGAATTGTACCAACTACTTCCCTACAACAATTCGTCTCCATCCAAAAACAATACTTTTTTTCAGGACTTCAATATCAAAAGACATGCAGTTCAATCTGTTTCTTTAGCTATAGACAGCGGAAATAACAACACAATTTTACTTTCTCCAAAATCAGAATACAAAGTAACGCCTGTCGACAAATCTTCAAAACAAGAAGCCGGAATTGTATTTGTCGGCTATGGATTAAGCGTTTCAAAAGAAAACTATGATGACTATACAAAAATATCAGCAAAAGATAAAGTTGTTTTAGTTCTAGAAGGCTATCCGGGTTACAAAGACACTGCTTCAGTTGGCTTTAAAAAATTTAAGAAATGGTTTCCCGAAGAAAATAATTTAGAAGAAACCAAAATCCAAAACGCCATACAGCAAGGGGCTATAGCTGTCATTTTTTTGGATGTGACGGGGAATTTTAAACCAAAATCAACAGACAATTACACTTTCGATTCCTTAGAAAATCCCACGTCCCTTTCTATTCCCATCTTTAGACTATCTGCACCAGCGACCGAAAAAATTCTGACTGGGACCTCCATTCAATTAGCCGAAACAGAAAAAAAAGCGGCACAGCAATTAAAAACTTCTTCTTCCTTATTAAAAAATAAAAAATGTAATTTTTCAATTGACTTGAAGTCAGAAACTTTTCCGGTTCGCAATGTAATCGGGATGATTCCGGGAAAAGATACTTCTAAATCCATTATAATTGGAGCGCATTACGATCATTTAGGCATCAAAAAGGATTCTATTTACAATGGCGCTGACGATAATGCTTCGGGTGTATCAGGAATGTTGGCTTTGGCAAAAAACTGGTCAGCATCTAAAATAAAACCGCCATACAACATTGTTTTTGCCTCTTGGACTGCCGAAGAAACGGGACTTTTGGGAAGTGAATACTTTGTTCAGCATTTAGATTTAAACCAACAGAAAATCCTTCTTTGTGTTAATATGGACATGATTTCAAGAAGTGCTCCCGAAGATACCAAACAACGCATTTTAAGTATTGGTACTCAAAAAGAAGACGAAAACTTAAGAAAAATCGCTGCTGCAGGCAATCAAAACCTTCAAAATCCGTTTGAACTTGATCTTTGGGAAACTAATGGACATACCGGGAGCGATTACGCTTCTTTTACAACAAAAGGAATTCCGATAATGACTTTTTTCAGCGGCTTTCATGCGGATTACCACAGTCCAAGAGATCAGGCCGTAAAAGTCGATTTAAACAAAGAAAAAGACATTCTTTCTATAGTCAATAGCAGCGTGTTACAATTCATAGAAACGCATTCAACAACCAAATAA
- the rocD gene encoding ornithine--oxo-acid transaminase encodes MGHKLESLSSKSEVLIEKENKYGAHNYHPLPVVLEKGEGVYVWDVDGKKYYDFLSAYSAVNQGHCHPKIVGAMVNQAQTLTLTSRAFYNDQLGNYEEYVTNYFGFDKVLPMNTGAEAVETALKLCRKWAYEVKGIHENLAQIIVCENNFHGRTTTIISFSNDEGARKNFGPFTDGFIKIEYDNLAALEKALESSKNIAGFLVEPIQGEAGVYVPSEGYLAKAKELCEKHNVLFIADEVQTGIARTGKLLAVHHENVQPDILILGKAISGGVYPVSAVLANNEIMNVIKPGQHGSTFGGNPVAAAVAIAALEVVKDEKLAENAERLGILLRKGLNEIAERNDLITLVRGKGLLNAIVINCGEDSDLAWEICLKFRDNGLLAKPTHGNKIRLAPPLVMTEAQIEECLEIIEKSLNEFRS; translated from the coding sequence ATGGGACATAAACTAGAATCACTTTCATCAAAATCTGAGGTTTTGATCGAAAAAGAGAACAAATACGGAGCTCATAATTACCACCCGCTTCCGGTAGTTTTGGAAAAAGGAGAAGGCGTATACGTTTGGGATGTGGACGGTAAAAAGTATTATGACTTTTTATCTGCTTATTCTGCCGTAAATCAAGGACACTGTCATCCAAAAATTGTTGGAGCCATGGTGAATCAGGCGCAAACGCTTACTTTGACGTCCCGTGCCTTTTACAACGACCAATTAGGAAATTATGAAGAATATGTAACCAATTATTTTGGTTTTGATAAAGTTTTACCAATGAATACGGGTGCGGAAGCAGTAGAAACTGCTCTAAAACTTTGTAGAAAATGGGCGTATGAGGTAAAAGGAATTCATGAAAATCTGGCTCAGATTATTGTTTGTGAGAACAATTTTCACGGAAGAACGACTACCATTATTTCTTTTTCGAATGATGAAGGAGCGCGTAAAAACTTCGGTCCTTTTACAGACGGATTTATAAAAATTGAATACGATAATTTAGCAGCTCTTGAAAAAGCGCTGGAATCATCAAAAAATATTGCCGGTTTTCTTGTAGAGCCAATTCAAGGAGAAGCAGGAGTTTATGTTCCTTCTGAAGGTTATTTAGCAAAAGCGAAAGAACTTTGTGAGAAACATAATGTTTTGTTTATTGCTGATGAAGTTCAGACGGGAATTGCCCGTACAGGGAAATTATTGGCTGTTCACCACGAAAATGTGCAACCTGATATTTTAATTTTAGGAAAAGCAATTTCAGGTGGAGTTTATCCGGTTTCTGCGGTTTTGGCGAATAACGAAATCATGAATGTAATCAAACCGGGACAACACGGATCTACTTTTGGTGGAAATCCTGTTGCTGCGGCTGTTGCCATTGCGGCACTTGAGGTTGTTAAAGACGAAAAACTGGCTGAAAATGCAGAACGTTTAGGGATTCTTTTAAGAAAAGGATTAAATGAAATTGCAGAACGTAACGATTTAATCACCCTGGTTCGTGGAAAAGGATTATTGAATGCCATCGTAATCAACTGCGGTGAAGATTCAGATCTGGCTTGGGAAATCTGTCTGAAATTCAGAGATAACGGATTATTGGCCAAACCAACTCACGGTAATAAAATCAGATTGGCACCACCATTGGTTATGACTGAGGCTCAAATTGAGGAATGTCTTGAGATTATCGAGAAATCTTTGAATGAGTTTAGAAGTTAA
- a CDS encoding RHS repeat domain-containing protein translates to MGVVSNFTYDNWGKLTNTTVTNSSTTPISTTIVYEKLGDGGYTTTSTNNLEAKTVTQYDVSGRVVLSSTKGFTANTMVSKQIVYDGLGRKQKESEPYFSAPNLWTIYEYDYLMRPTKITAPKGKIQTLSYSVLTTTSNDDGKITTATVDALGNKVQSTDPGGSINFTYFANGQLKESDYQGNKVKINIDGWGNKIWLSDPSAGIYTYSYDAFGQLKTETTPNGITTFVYDDAGRPTEKTIVGTNTSTNSKTTYAYNVLNQITSNTFVDNTEAKTTTVSYEYDPLKRLFKTTETTPYATFVKQLSFDILGRVEKETSTAIAAGKTSAKTVKNTYQNGFPWQIVDDSTQQILWQSNTLNERGQLLTAALGNGIAITNAYDQYGYTTQIKHDKTSPTLVNVVTLNTSFEIKRGNLNSRNSNLFSRNEIFKYDDLDRLTEYTNALGIQETQVYDDKGRITQNAVGTYEYDTAKTYQNKTITPTPEALGYYGMREGIFNDSFEDRTGWGVERYPNTAFYSYDNTKAARSGKNTVKLANTVATEQFLFSDKWVDIDNAVATQYTYSAWVYSDNPQSQIFLYMKDAANAVTQVSAVSDAKGAWTQIVGTFLVPANIKKLRLRLDNNGLGNVWYDDVQIRKTSDAATSTRALNVTYNSFKSPIQIEETGVDKISFTYNDGNERSSMFYGGLHADKLLRTYRKHYSTDGTMEVKQNMVTGAIEFVTYIGGDGYTAPVVLKSDGTIQNYLYLHRDYQGTIVAVTNQTGGLVEKRLFDAWGNIVKVQDGAGNILAGLTVLDRGYTGHEHLQSVGVIHMNGRLYDPKLHRFLQPDNYIQEPYNTQNYNKYGYVLNNPLKYTDPSGEYAEIGFGVVVAIGAAIAAVTYTLTALLADVPFNVGGLVKSTFIGAASAAVTFGIGSAASTITNFYVRAAFSAVAHGTFQGSMTAVSGGKFWTGFAAGALSSIASSAFSWDGNGAAKGLGWASSVRGSDIGMIAFGTVSGGTGAALTGGNFWQGAVTGLVVSGLNHLGHRIIERGMIVDRLKAAGYDNPQASADYEGLNLNEFAAKVFPDLMTDAHNPRFEKREIIDGDITTLGLSLGSESNGNHIFGGKVLIAKVAFSSYLKLASTVGHELVHVANYYNGNYNSWFRRGGEDYRNAIDEFQSYDWEARNGGTYNPINYDNYRMQARLWNKLVNNFN, encoded by the coding sequence ATGGGAGTAGTTAGTAATTTTACTTATGATAACTGGGGAAAATTAACCAATACCACTGTAACGAATTCTTCAACGACTCCAATTTCTACAACAATTGTGTATGAAAAATTGGGAGATGGTGGGTATACTACCACTAGCACTAATAATTTAGAAGCCAAAACTGTTACTCAATATGATGTCTCAGGAAGAGTTGTATTAAGTTCTACAAAAGGATTTACTGCAAATACAATGGTATCTAAACAAATTGTTTATGATGGATTGGGGCGTAAACAAAAAGAAAGCGAACCTTATTTTTCGGCACCCAATCTTTGGACGATTTATGAATATGATTACTTAATGAGACCAACTAAAATAACGGCGCCTAAAGGAAAGATACAAACCTTATCGTATTCTGTTTTAACAACTACTAGTAATGACGATGGTAAGATTACAACTGCTACTGTAGATGCATTAGGAAATAAAGTACAAAGTACAGATCCCGGAGGGAGTATAAACTTTACTTATTTTGCGAATGGGCAATTAAAAGAGTCAGATTATCAAGGTAACAAAGTAAAAATAAATATTGACGGTTGGGGTAATAAAATTTGGTTGTCTGATCCGAGTGCAGGAATCTATACCTATAGTTATGATGCTTTTGGTCAGTTAAAAACAGAGACCACACCTAATGGAATAACTACCTTTGTCTATGATGATGCAGGTAGGCCAACTGAAAAGACGATTGTAGGAACCAATACGAGTACCAATAGTAAGACAACCTATGCTTATAATGTCTTAAATCAAATTACAAGTAATACTTTTGTAGACAATACAGAGGCAAAAACCACAACAGTCAGTTATGAATATGATCCTCTAAAAAGACTATTTAAAACTACAGAAACAACCCCATATGCTACTTTTGTAAAACAATTGTCGTTTGATATTCTCGGAAGAGTTGAGAAGGAAACCTCTACAGCAATCGCAGCCGGAAAAACCAGTGCTAAAACAGTAAAAAACACCTATCAAAATGGATTTCCATGGCAAATTGTAGACGATAGCACACAACAAATATTGTGGCAATCCAATACATTGAATGAAAGAGGACAGCTTTTAACAGCAGCATTAGGAAACGGAATAGCCATAACAAATGCTTATGACCAATATGGTTACACGACTCAAATCAAACACGATAAAACGAGCCCTACGCTTGTAAATGTTGTAACACTTAATACCTCTTTTGAAATTAAAAGAGGAAATTTAAACAGCCGTAACAGTAACTTGTTCAGCAGAAATGAAATTTTTAAGTATGATGACTTAGATCGTCTGACGGAATATACTAATGCGTTAGGTATTCAGGAAACGCAGGTTTATGATGACAAAGGAAGAATTACACAAAATGCTGTAGGTACTTACGAATATGATACTGCCAAAACCTATCAAAACAAAACCATAACACCAACTCCCGAAGCCCTTGGTTATTATGGAATGAGAGAAGGGATTTTTAACGATAGTTTTGAAGACAGAACCGGTTGGGGAGTTGAAAGATACCCTAATACAGCGTTCTATAGTTATGACAATACTAAAGCAGCCCGAAGTGGAAAGAATACTGTAAAGCTCGCTAATACAGTGGCAACAGAGCAATTCTTATTTTCGGATAAGTGGGTTGATATTGATAATGCAGTTGCTACTCAATATACTTATTCAGCTTGGGTTTATAGTGATAATCCTCAGTCGCAGATATTTTTGTATATGAAAGATGCAGCTAATGCGGTTACACAAGTAAGTGCTGTAAGTGATGCAAAAGGAGCATGGACCCAAATTGTAGGTACATTTTTAGTTCCTGCAAATATTAAGAAGTTACGTCTACGTTTAGATAATAATGGATTAGGAAACGTTTGGTACGATGATGTTCAGATTCGTAAAACCAGTGATGCAGCGACTTCAACCAGGGCCTTAAATGTTACTTACAATAGTTTTAAAAGCCCTATACAAATAGAGGAAACAGGAGTAGATAAAATAAGTTTTACCTATAATGATGGTAATGAACGTAGCAGTATGTTTTATGGAGGTTTACACGCAGATAAACTGTTAAGGACATACCGTAAACATTATTCAACAGACGGTACGATGGAAGTAAAACAAAATATGGTCACCGGAGCCATTGAGTTTGTAACTTATATTGGAGGAGATGGGTATACAGCACCAGTGGTTTTAAAAAGTGATGGCACAATACAAAATTATTTATATTTACATAGAGATTATCAAGGTACAATTGTAGCAGTAACCAATCAGACAGGAGGATTAGTTGAAAAACGATTGTTTGATGCTTGGGGTAATATCGTAAAAGTTCAGGATGGTGCAGGCAATATTTTGGCAGGTTTAACCGTTCTGGATCGTGGATATACAGGACACGAACACTTGCAAAGTGTTGGAGTCATACACATGAACGGGCGTTTGTACGATCCAAAGTTGCACCGCTTTCTACAACCCGATAATTACATACAGGAACCTTATAATACACAGAATTACAATAAGTACGGATATGTTTTAAACAACCCGCTTAAGTATACGGATCCGAGTGGTGAATATGCGGAAATTGGATTTGGAGTTGTTGTTGCTATTGGTGCGGCTATCGCAGCAGTAACCTACACATTGACCGCTTTATTGGCAGACGTTCCTTTTAATGTAGGAGGATTAGTAAAGAGTACCTTTATTGGAGCAGCAAGTGCTGCCGTGACTTTTGGGATTGGTAGTGCGGCATCAACAATTACGAATTTTTATGTTAGAGCAGCCTTTAGTGCAGTTGCTCATGGTACTTTTCAGGGCAGTATGACCGCAGTTTCTGGAGGTAAATTTTGGACTGGTTTTGCCGCAGGAGCTTTAAGTAGTATTGCTTCAAGTGCTTTTAGTTGGGATGGTAATGGTGCAGCCAAAGGTTTAGGTTGGGCAAGTAGTGTCAGAGGCAGCGATATTGGCATGATTGCTTTTGGTACTGTTTCGGGTGGCACCGGAGCAGCTCTAACGGGAGGTAATTTTTGGCAAGGCGCTGTAACGGGGCTTGTGGTTAGTGGACTGAATCATTTAGGGCACAGAATTATTGAACGAGGTATGATTGTCGATAGACTTAAGGCTGCTGGTTATGATAATCCTCAAGCATCTGCAGATTATGAAGGGCTTAATTTGAATGAATTTGCAGCGAAAGTTTTCCCTGATTTGATGACAGATGCTCATAACCCTAGATTTGAGAAGAGAGAGATTATTGATGGAGATATTACAACTCTTGGATTAAGTTTAGGCTCTGAATCAAATGGGAATCATATTTTTGGAGGTAAAGTATTAATAGCAAAGGTGGCTTTTTCGAGTTATCTAAAATTAGCTAGTACGGTTGGTCATGAATTAGTTCATGTTGCAAATTATTATAATGGTAATTATAACTCTTGGTTTAGGAGAGGAGGAGAAGACTATCGTAATGCAATAGATGAATTTCAATCATATGATTGGGAAGCAAGAAATGGGGGGACTTATAATCCAATTAACTATGATAATTATAGAATGCAGGCTAGACTTTGGAATAAACTAGTAAACAATTTTAATTAA
- a CDS encoding amidohydrolase → MLKQSMLLRLVLVLLLIAGGYFTYQFFNKKSHSSTIAPANIVLRGGKVFTVEERQQWAEAVAVRGDTIVYVGNAEGVEPFVGPNTKVVELNGKMVLPGFVESHIHPMLSWTTLGADLQFDDPKAMLAAVKNYANANPKDVVVRGFGWRYTAFPATGPKKEDIDKIVSDRPVMLVAIDGHSAWVNSKALEIANITAQTPDPVPGVSRFERDPKTGKPTGYVIEVAAMFQLLAALAPPNPEEMLTTLQNSLKAFSKAGITAVFDAGIIGMKEEDGFAMYQSLEKAGTLPVRVVGAHYYNNPKEDPLPIIKELRRRFNSELVSATTLKINVDGGDAQYTAAMLKPYADKPNTSGDLIIPAAIMTAVVTRAHAAGINTFSHAFGDRAARVYLDAVAAARASYPKNKTRHTASHIMYLTDSDIKRFKLLDVSAQFSAQWAMPDAANLGVAIDRLGEQVVSTEFMRIGSVAAAGGRIAFGTDWPAAGYYSTFKPLEAIQVAITREMISGRGTPKRPIMPPASERITLEQALRASTINSAYILGMEDRIGSLRVGKRADLIVLNKNLFDIPPQDISKTQILLTLMNGKETFRDNAFK, encoded by the coding sequence ATGTTAAAACAATCTATGTTACTTCGTCTTGTACTTGTGTTGCTATTGATCGCGGGAGGATACTTCACCTACCAGTTTTTCAATAAGAAAAGTCATTCATCCACTATTGCTCCGGCAAACATTGTGCTTCGTGGTGGTAAAGTATTTACTGTAGAAGAGCGCCAGCAATGGGCAGAGGCCGTTGCCGTACGTGGGGATACTATTGTATATGTTGGTAATGCAGAAGGTGTCGAGCCCTTCGTTGGGCCAAATACAAAGGTTGTGGAACTCAACGGAAAAATGGTTTTGCCGGGTTTCGTAGAGTCACATATCCATCCAATGTTATCTTGGACTACATTGGGTGCTGATCTTCAATTTGATGATCCGAAAGCAATGCTGGCTGCAGTGAAAAACTATGCAAATGCAAACCCAAAAGATGTGGTCGTTCGTGGATTTGGCTGGCGCTATACAGCCTTCCCTGCCACAGGACCAAAGAAAGAAGATATCGATAAAATTGTGTCCGACCGTCCGGTGATGTTGGTTGCCATTGATGGCCATTCGGCATGGGTCAATTCTAAGGCTCTCGAAATAGCCAATATTACAGCTCAAACACCCGACCCTGTTCCCGGTGTCAGCCGTTTTGAGCGAGACCCTAAAACCGGAAAGCCTACCGGATATGTAATAGAAGTGGCTGCTATGTTCCAGCTTTTAGCGGCACTTGCACCTCCCAATCCTGAGGAGATGTTGACAACGTTGCAAAATAGTCTGAAAGCATTTTCCAAAGCGGGCATCACAGCTGTGTTCGATGCCGGTATCATCGGTATGAAGGAAGAAGACGGCTTTGCAATGTACCAATCGCTCGAAAAAGCTGGTACACTACCCGTACGAGTAGTAGGTGCTCACTATTACAACAACCCGAAAGAAGATCCGTTACCCATTATTAAAGAGCTTCGTCGTCGCTTTAACAGTGAACTTGTTTCCGCAACTACTTTAAAAATTAATGTCGATGGCGGCGATGCGCAATACACTGCTGCTATGCTAAAACCCTATGCTGATAAACCAAATACAAGCGGTGATCTGATTATTCCGGCAGCTATAATGACAGCTGTTGTTACCCGTGCTCATGCAGCAGGTATCAATACGTTTTCTCATGCTTTTGGCGACCGAGCAGCACGTGTTTATCTCGATGCCGTTGCAGCTGCCCGTGCCAGCTATCCAAAAAATAAGACCCGTCATACGGCCAGCCACATCATGTATCTGACAGATTCTGATATCAAACGCTTTAAATTACTAGATGTTAGCGCACAATTTTCAGCACAGTGGGCTATGCCGGATGCCGCGAACCTGGGTGTTGCCATTGATCGTCTGGGAGAACAAGTAGTCAGTACAGAATTTATGCGTATCGGTTCTGTGGCCGCCGCCGGAGGACGCATTGCTTTTGGCACCGACTGGCCAGCCGCAGGTTACTACAGCACTTTCAAGCCGTTGGAAGCAATTCAGGTAGCGATAACTCGTGAAATGATTAGCGGACGCGGCACACCCAAGCGACCGATTATGCCTCCTGCATCCGAAAGAATTACACTTGAACAAGCATTGCGGGCCAGTACTATTAATTCTGCTTACATTTTAGGAATGGAAGACCGTATCGGATCGTTGCGTGTTGGCAAACGTGCAGATCTAATTGTTCTTAATAAAAACCTTTTCGATATACCACCGCAGGACATCAGTAAAACACAAATTTTGCTCACTCTGATGAATGGCAAAGAGACATTTCGAGATAATGCATTTAAATAG
- a CDS encoding Lrp/AsnC family transcriptional regulator, whose product MDILDEFDVKIIKELEKDGRIAYSTIATNLKISNTMVHQRINRLFEQGIITGIKPILNEKLIGYDWASFTGITLNKDSDSERIIEALKEIPEITECYFVTGSYTLYLKITAKNHEHMRKILYEKVDNIPGIAKTDSMVELGCAFKRNISL is encoded by the coding sequence ATGGATATTTTAGATGAATTTGATGTGAAAATTATAAAGGAATTAGAAAAAGACGGAAGAATTGCCTATTCTACGATCGCTACTAATCTTAAAATTTCAAATACCATGGTGCACCAACGCATTAATCGTTTATTTGAACAAGGGATCATTACGGGCATCAAGCCAATCCTAAACGAAAAACTTATTGGTTACGATTGGGCTTCTTTTACCGGAATAACATTGAATAAAGATTCGGATTCGGAAAGAATTATCGAAGCTTTAAAAGAAATACCCGAAATTACAGAATGTTATTTTGTAACCGGTTCCTATACACTATACCTCAAAATTACAGCAAAAAACCACGAACATATGCGCAAAATATTATACGAGAAAGTCGATAATATTCCGGGAATTGCAAAAACAGATTCAATGGTAGAATTAGGTTGTGCTTTTAAACGAAATATAAGCTTATAA
- a CDS encoding cyanophycinase, which translates to MKKPLYLPYSFVLFILITILSFSSTVAQAQNPKGKLFIIGGGDRSDELMKQVLEVADLKATDYIVVLPMSSEEPDGSFQFFKDQMVKLTKNPIVMLNFNTETAQNKKLADSVQKAKLIFISGGDQLRFMKVVHNTPIKTAIQKAYENGSTISGTSAGAAVMSEKMITGNQKLEKEYSGTFDNIRHDNLETAEGLGLLKTAIIDQHFLKRNRYNRLLSAMVEFPHLTGIGIDEATAIIVRNNQIEVAGDSEVIVIKNPKGIVKSKKNNLISIENLQMGIYTAGQKFNIK; encoded by the coding sequence ATGAAAAAACCACTTTATTTGCCTTATTCTTTTGTACTTTTTATTTTAATTACAATCCTGAGCTTTTCCAGCACTGTTGCGCAAGCCCAAAATCCAAAAGGGAAATTATTTATAATTGGTGGCGGAGACCGGTCTGATGAACTGATGAAACAAGTACTGGAAGTCGCAGATTTAAAAGCAACAGACTATATTGTCGTTTTACCCATGTCAAGCGAAGAGCCGGACGGTTCGTTTCAGTTTTTTAAAGATCAAATGGTAAAACTGACGAAAAATCCAATTGTGATGTTGAATTTCAATACCGAAACCGCACAAAATAAAAAACTGGCAGATTCAGTACAAAAAGCAAAATTAATCTTTATAAGTGGTGGTGATCAGCTCCGTTTTATGAAAGTTGTACACAATACTCCGATAAAAACGGCCATACAAAAAGCTTACGAAAACGGAAGTACCATTTCGGGAACAAGTGCCGGAGCGGCAGTAATGTCTGAGAAAATGATTACCGGAAACCAAAAACTGGAAAAAGAATACTCCGGTACTTTTGACAATATCCGACACGACAATTTAGAAACAGCTGAAGGCTTAGGTTTATTGAAAACCGCCATTATTGACCAGCACTTTTTAAAAAGAAACCGCTACAACAGATTGCTTTCGGCAATGGTTGAATTTCCTCATTTGACAGGAATTGGAATCGATGAAGCTACCGCCATTATTGTTAGAAACAATCAAATTGAAGTAGCCGGAGACAGCGAAGTTATTGTAATTAAAAACCCAAAAGGGATTGTAAAATCTAAAAAGAACAATCTTATTTCGATTGAGAATTTACAAATGGGAATTTATACGGCAGGACAAAAATTTAACATCAAATAA